Proteins from one Periplaneta americana isolate PAMFEO1 chromosome 6, P.americana_PAMFEO1_priV1, whole genome shotgun sequence genomic window:
- the LOC138701130 gene encoding serine-rich adhesin for platelets-like yields the protein MPKKELSTKTRVWERDRRERLNISFSDLGSLLPNYDPGVTLSKVEILQKAANYIRELQQENRNLLQGNVDEFTSKQVQQLKQRIDELLKRVQQLVNLLRDAGISVPSHLAMESSRPLPWSNKFKLEDVALPLEKAKKKKMDPKISKIEPKKKKKLNRIQLSRTNATPLKPVINNTSKVTPAKHIKPVALISRIPSSPSKKSTACKKPKDQNKSGKSTKLFGDKLPTVAQLLGLTMNDIDTSPAAYVDSATISVHETTTAASSTLINTSAPLPPGFIVIQGNNGVQQTAINSTSVLNQHRAQPCIMMPTQTIRKKVTKSCPVPQPISLVLSNSTSNNIRVNKRKPNNLIAVTKSHLLTAPVIATGIQTCPPPAVLTNHSPGLAGLGPGTLILANGNIVPVLPPTPTVLTATPTQFIVNSNQLPAPANPAPVIMMQQRKNAVTITTSSNGTALVTTSSSKPQQRSFPVLVPKKSEAADSTVTTFSNKVPIPALTSRHQPVKCQQGQAPLTTIAAKSPGKAKSKSDSEGIKPVNTVSGSSNKIPCSVSKKSSVSRGKEKSIKSASEKEDNGLDSSNENASITDVNIKKDGGLQKERNADNKITSEVSNNNDNENSKAKQSLKVDNVLDVANEDVKEGGTIEVNNQDTQVEDENKEEEIRSPVVKEVPPTTKRRKKSEEEDSEEIGNKKKRIKCDVVNHNAKTDNTDIDNPHTNIVCSTLPESTLKTSLATLKSANTGAYTIDALCVTEPAKCLDGNSSQDPNSTDDSIVLKYCDKQVVSAEGKNEEIKTKQETVKVTYSCVAKDVNEIVEISSKDNQVISNTISECNASSDSNINRSDTSLNDTTPTSEAEIMARSPTPPPPPPPSSSSSSSSSPSLSSSSLGVQEADKSSIDECSNITTSNSSGILQENNADNSQVSQQPENHNSSELSESIENLKVTNLCTDVELTTKSLQNNTTDHPIQLVSLQSKQDAENVDREILGIPQKSVQMTSSPWQEDKENTIKDNTCAKYQLLPVTDNISASMLPQQQQQQQHELVKEINVINAKEHGLCNESSIGTCPSVPDHQKSTTSTEMSTDKSLQPNSLYSMTTAIATHCSENTFIPITNSSTEGDAKIDDNETNVNNSLSISLQNSEFSGDLFASLQVPSSGQHAESISPTAAFLLAFPLVSSSKVTEMMGDSQEEVGSDSMQGSSTLLQIGSIEPEHLSKSHQSDDANVTATSSETTTTKSPLKITSISSLESVSDKGYARELESGQSINRDQNEIVCSSQEKRTEITTQNSEQCSSTTSSLHLANFPRNSGKQWTDDNDEVEPHDKVNSRSRSIGTQANSFNNLEHKSAEANCVQNSMSITIKTCLPVDTSEYNILQNDRKVNANTSCYSQQMETGTSTVSTNNAQNQPVSSSHSHITIFKSGQQHQECHVSSQLFQPSLPMFESVTMKNTVSGDSAKKLNIDIHKFPSSVVQPIEELCMKPQMSVSAQCNATHTTTNFTQTFLTNKETNNICENVLSHTLTPGNTATTHRATQNSFTKIHPTQNTVTEEPQNVNISYKSLATSASAVSTAGDIAKHSFSNQVSTNSVPPASQPSRSAHYNNVSSSVPPQPYSYNLFNNDYSALHSQPMYTQASSSNDQTKAAGAASFSVAHNSSNFSILSWTTLSPMSASTNVNQCENFSAPSQNTSVNMPQRASSSASLQKSVPQTDMNVSNNTTAILPASTASEMQGLAHNSNCQKQCKGDGNIGKSMNDGVRKLTGSFQGLYSSENQRSLGVPQRDNTTSHLQFHHTNNENHVSGSQDEGGNNENFKYPGSSNAEVKTRQTRTNHSTDRIKASQQHRPPVNWMTTPDIRTSCSSSSSASVCQTVIRNVPVTATSVMNSETNPVQVNKEFEFCSTTSNHNLFMSNSNVTPPTYDSRSFAGNAPLYGSHVLPSHSSLYSNNRQTSHLTCSKEETINSGRNVHHNPAHQRLTDLPVPGQNYNEAYSISWTPRKVPFTSSSMMPPDMSSNNFVPSTLPTLVGDLALGTNYPMSGNDDNGHTKPYMHSSFGDSEINKKNTSVVSLDDRRQDVSSGKQIQSRHNEKESGISNGNVGNKTRNNNNSSSSRVCTQEYRNNAHSEGGTSGGSAGASGNFLSVSQLVDQVKSGAGSSRTQVSATARRSSNNRQVNGGNKHNTVQQRQHATASNVGPSAKRTAGTQNASERDGNKKQQQQQISMSFSIAENTNTMAISGDNNRKPNEGSRESHYASENNSTLIPPISQSNAGFPMPVHDIASHPPSSVTNTHHHWSPSRGKPGRTGTTAYKAPVSSYSAEALIGLSSNTQNNSDTTHLPQEPTNNKVISLPPPMVSERFCHNQNYHHHPQSARPLQMSSSFGNEGILPGNYFPPVDLPPPHHQDGNGSNLQNNGHHDNFTQTSHQNQQPYSNTSFSYPGGATNMSGQGPAVLYPPSNFVPNANSGHSNASNPPVTLPTGFLPDLSGSNTFTGAIIPSDSNNSLIFPPSIMKGVSTSRNNGGRHNASYLQSTTSTSSHHHHHQASQQLPARNDNSSTQVTETNRNSNANMTSNDVSSTRRLGSHSTGLPLHHQTNNLASSNNGNCSLTKSRGNGSRRRIPDPIVSASTSTTGITGLVDLGYLPMPPGIGSPMLAADDATFLGHHTSGTFLAPPGPQLYPAGPAPTPQGTLYPPPPRPPTQTPSQANHHSGSHLPPFSSCAPVQQNASLTRASHQQQQANASPNATNTSGNTLANFNLSTIFPEINDKQVPSVSSVVGFASETKNLTPASSSLLPPANTSHHHSTILPPGSSEPEYPRVVPPPTTVHSNCLPPPPVPLHTNFNNILSHAPPQVGRMQWP from the exons TACCAAAACCCGAGTATGGGAGAGAGACCGACGTGAGCGGCTCAACATTTCCTTCAGTGATCTCGGCAGTCTTTTACCCAACTATGACCCTGGAGTGACACTTAGCAAAGTAGAAATATTACAGAAAGCAGCTAATTACATCCGTGAGTTGCAGCAAGAAAATCGGAATTTGCTGCAGGGCAACGTTGATGAATTTACAT CAAAACAGGTGCAACAACTGAAACAACGTATAGACGAGTTGTTGAAGCGAGTACAGCAGTTGGTCAATCTCTTGCGAGATGCTGGTATCTCTGTACCATCCCATTTGGCTATGGAATCGTCTCGCCCACTGCCGTGGTCCAACAAGTTCAAGCTTGAAGATGTTGCTTTACCTTTGGAGAAGGCAAAGAAAA AAAAAATGGACCCAAAAATTAGCAAGATTGAgccgaagaaaaagaagaaattgaacaGAATTCAATTGTCAAGAACAAATGCAACACCGCTCAAGCCTGTAATTAACAATACATCAAAAGTGACTCCAGCGAAGCATATAAAACCCGTTGCACTTATCTCAAGAATCCCGTCCAGTCCCTCAAAAAAATCCACAGCCTGTAAAAAACCCAAAGACCAAAACAAATCAGGAAAGTCAACAAAATTATTTGGTGATAAATTGCCAACAGTTGCACAACTGTTAGGATTGACAATGAACGATATTGACACATCTCCAGCAGCATATGTTGATTCAGCAACAATATCAGTACATGAAACAACTACTGCAGCCAGCTCCACTTTGATCAATACAAGTGCGCCACTTCCCCCAGGCTTCATTGTGATTCAGGGAAATAATGGAGTCCAACAGACAGCCATAAACTCTACCTCTGTTTTGAACCAACATAGAGCACAGCCATGTATCATGATGCCCACTCAGACGATAAGGAAGAAAGTAACAAAATCGTGTCCAGTACCACAGCCAATTTCATTGGTACTTTCAAATTCTACCTCTAACAACATTAGAGTCAATAAGAGGAAGCCAAATAATTTGATCGCAGTAACTAAATCCCATCTTCTCACTGCACCTGTGATAGCAACTGGTATTCAGACATGCCCCCCACCTGCAGTCCTGACGAATCACAGCCCAGGATTAGCGGGGCTGGGGCCCGGTACACTGATATTGGCAAATGGAAACATTGTTCCGGTCCTTCCCCCTACTCCAACAGTGCTTACTGCAACACCAACACAATTTATTGTCAATTCAAATCAACTGCCAGCACCTGCCAACCCCGCGCCGGTGATAATGATGCAGCAACGGAAGAACGCAGTTACGATAACTACCTCATCAAATGGTACTGCCTTAGTAACAACGTCAAGTTCCAAGCCACAGCAGCGTTCATTCCCAGTGTTGGTTCCAAAAAAATCAGAAGCTGCAGATTCCACTGTAACTACATTTTCTAATAAAGTCCCTATCCCTGCTCTTACATCACGCCATCAGCCTGTCAAGTGTCAACAGGGACAAGCTCCTCTCACTACAATTGCAGCCAAGTCTCCTGGCAAAGCTAAAAGTAAGAGTGACTCTGAAGGCATAAAACCCGTAAACACTGTGTCAGGAAGTAGTAATAAGATTCCATGCTCTGTTTCCAAAAAGTCTTCTGTGAGCAGAGGAAAAGAAAAATCAATCAAATCTGCGAGCGAAAAAGAAGATAATGGACTTGACAGCAGCAATGAAAACGCCAGTATTACagatgtaaatattaaaaaagatGGTGGActacaaaaagaaagaaatgcagataataaaattacttcagaagtctctaataataatgataatgaaaattctAAAGCAAAACAATCGCTCAAAGTTGATAATGTTTTAGACGTTGCTAATGAAGATGTAAAAGAAGGTGGAACTATAGAGGTTAACAATCAAGACACTCAAGTGGAAGatgaaaacaaagaggaagaaatTCGATCACCTGTGGTAAAAGAAGTCCCTCCAACCACTAAAAGgagaaagaaatcagaagaagaagaTAGTGAAGAGATTGGAAACAAGAAGAAACGAATTAAATGTGATGTAGTAAATCACAATGCAAAGACTGATAATACCGACATTGATAATCCACATACCAATATAGTATGTTCTACATTACCTGAGAGCACACTAAAAACTTCACTAGCAACCCTCAAATCTGCCAATACTGGAGCTTACACAATAGATGCTCTGTGTGTCACAGAACCTGCAAAATGCCTTGATGGCAACAGTTCTCAAGATCCAAACtctacagatgatagtattgtctTAAAATATTGTGACAAGCAAGTTGTTTCAGCAGAAGGAAAAAATGAGGAAATTAAGACGAAACAAGAGACTGTTAAAGTAACATATTCATGTGTAGCAAAGGACGTAAATGAAATTGTAGAAATAAGCAGTAAAGATAACCAGGTTATTTCAAACACTATTTCAGAATGCAATGCATCTTCTGATTCGAATATAAATAGAAGTGATACCTCACTAAATGATACTACACCTACATCTGAAGCTGAAATTATGGCACGATCAccgacaccaccaccaccaccaccaccatcatcatcatcatcgtcatcgtcatcaccatcattatcgtcatcatcattaggTGTCCAGGAGGCTGATAAATCTTCAATAGACGAATGCAGTAACATAACTACCTCAAATTCGTCAGGTATTTTGCAAGAAAATAATGCCGATAATTCGCAAGTTTCTCAACAGCCAGAAAATCATAATTCTTCAGAGCTGTCCGAGTCCATAGAAAACTTAAAGGTAACAAACTTGTGTACAGATGTTGAGCTCACAACAAAATCTCTCCAAAACAATACGACTGATCATCCCATTCAGCTTGTGTCCCTTCAAAGTAAACAAGATGCTGAAAATGTGGATCGTGAAATTTTAGGCATACCACAAAAGTCAGTTCAGATGACAAGTTCTCCTTGGCAAGAggacaaagaaaatacaattaaggATAATACCTGTGCTAAATATCAGTTACTACCAGTAACTGACAATATATCTGCTTCGATGTTGccacagcaacagcagcagcaacagcacgAATTAGTTAAAGAGATAAATGTGATAAATGCAAAAGAACATGGCTTGTGTAATGAGAGTTCAATTGGAACATGTCCATCTGTACCGGATCATCAAAAGTCAACAACATCTACTGAGATGAGTACCGATAAATCATTACAACCTAACAGCTTATATTCTATGACTACAGCTATAGCAACACACTGCAGTGAAAACACGTTCATTCCCATTACCAACAGTTCAACAGAAGGTGATGCAAAGATCGATGACAATGAAACTAATGTTAATAATTCTTTAAGCATCTCTCTTCAGAATTCAGAGTTTTCAGGTGATCTGTTTGCTTCATTGCAAGTTCCATCAAGTGGACAGCATGCAGAGTCAATATCTCCAACAGCAGCGTTCCTTCTTGCATTTCCTCTTGTATCGTCTTCCAAAGTAACAGAAATGATGGGAGATTCGCAAGAAGAGGTTGGCAGTGACAGCATGCAAGGATCATCCACACTTCTGCAAATTGGCAGCATTGAACCTGAGCATTTGTCCAAGTCTCACCAATCAGATGATGCGAATGTAACCGCTACATCGAGTGAAACAACTACTACGAAATCCCCATTGAAAATAACGTCAATTTCTTCTCTTGAAAGTGTTTCAGACAAAGGTTATGCTAGAGAGTTAGAGAGTGGACAAAGCATTAATCGTGATCAAAATGAAATTGTGTGCAGTAGTCAAGAAAAACGAACAGAAATTACAACGCAAAATTCTGAACAGTGTTCTTCCACTACGTCTTCTCTGCATTTGGCAAATTTCCCCAGGAACAGTGGCAAACAGTGGACAGACGATAATGACGAAGTAGAGCCTCATGATAAAGTAAATTCCAGGAGCAGAAGTATTGGTACAcaagctaattctttcaacaatcTCGAACATAAGTCAGCAGAAGCAAACTGTGTTCAAAATTCCAtgtcaataacaataaaaacatgtttaccTGTTGATACTAGTGAATATAACATCTTGCAGAATGATCGGAAAGTAAATGCAAATACATCTTGCTACTCGCAACAGATGGAAACTGGAACCTCGACAGTATCTACAAATAATGCACAGAATCAACCCGTCTCCAGCTCGCATTCGCATATCACAATATTCAAATCAGGTCAGCAGCATCAAGAATGCCACGTGTCTTCACAGTTATTTCAGCCATCACTGCCTATGTTTGAATCTGTAACCATGAAGAATACAGTGAGTGGGGACAGTGCTAAGAAACTGAATATAGACATACACAAGTTTCCAAGTTCTGTAGTCCAGCCTATTGAAGAATTATGTATGAAACCACAAATGTCTGTTAGCGCGCAATGTAATGCAACTCACACTACTACAAATTTCACTCAGACATTCCTTACGAACAAAGAAAccaataatatctgcgaaaacgTGTTGTCACACACTCTAACTCCAGGGAACACTGCAACAACTCACAGGGCAACCCAGAATTCTTTCACCAAGATACATCCCACACAAAACACAGTTACAGAGGAACCACAAAATGTCAACATCAGCTACAAATCTCTTGCAACTTCAGCTTCCGCAGTTTCTACTGCTGGAGACATTGCAAAACATAGTTTCTCTAACCAAGTCTCCACAAATTCTGTACCTCCAGCATCTCAACCAAGCAGATCTGCTCATTATAATAATGTGTCGAGTTCAGTACCTCCACAGCCATACTCGTACAATctctttaataatgattattcTGCACTGCATTCACAACCAATGTACACACAAGCCTCCAGTAGTAATGATCAGACAAAGGCAGCTGGGGCTGCATCGTTTTCCGTGGCACATAATTCGTCTAATTTCAGCATTCTATCTTGGACCACTCTGTCTCCAATGTCAGCATCAACTAACGTCAATCAGTGTGAAAATTTCAGTGCTCCATCACAGAACACATCTGTGAATATGCCACAACGTGCATCGTCTTCTGCTTCTTTGCAAAAATCAGTTCCTCAGACTGATATGAACGTATCTAACAACACTACTGCAATTCTGCCAGCTTCAACAGCCAGTGAAATGCAAGGACTAGCACACAACAGTAATTGCCAGAAGCAGTGTAAGGGCGATGGAAATATTGGAAAGTCTATGAATGATGGAGTGAGGAAATTGACTGGCTCCTTCCAGGGTCTGTACAGTAGTGAGAATCAACGATCACTGGGAGTACCTCAGAGAGACAATACcacatctcatttgcaatttcacCACACAAACAATGAAAATCACGTCTCAGGATCCCAGGATGAGGGTGGGAATAATGAAAATTTCAAGTATCCAGGTTCTTCTAATGCTGAAGTTAAAACTAGACAAACGAGAACAAACCACTCAACTGATAGAATAAAAGCGTCGCAGCAACATCGACCTCCAGTGAACTGGATGACTACGCCAGATATTCGCACCAGTTGTTCATCATCTTCCTCTGCCTCTGTTTGTCAAACTGTCATCAGGAATGTACCAGTAACTGCAACATCTGTTATGAATTCAGAGACAAATCCTGTTCAAGTAAATAAAGAGTTTGAATTCTGTAGCACTACATCTAATCATAACTTATTCATGAGCAATTCTAATGTCACTCCGCCAACGTATGACAGCAGAAGCTTCGCTGGAAATGCACCATTGTATGGTAGCCATGTTCTTCCATCACACAGCAGTCTGTATTCAAATAATCGCCAAACATCCCATTTGACATGTTCTAAAGAAGAAACCATAAATTCTGGAAGAAATGTACACCATAACCCAGCACATCAGAGACTTACAGATCTTCCTGTACCTGGACAAAATTATAATGAAGCATATTCAATATCTTGGACACCACGGAAGGTTCCTTTCACCTCTTCATCTATGATGCCACCTGATATGAGCAGTAACAACTTTGTTCCTTCAACTTTGCCAACATTGGTGGGAGACTTGGCTTTGGGTACTAATTATCCAATGTCTGGAAATGATGATAATGGTCATACAAAGCCGTACATGCATTCAAGCTTCGGTGATTccgaaattaataaaaagaatacaTCAGTCGTTTCCTTGGATGATAGGAGACAGGATGTGTCATCAGGAAAACAAATTCAGAGTAGACACAATGAAAAGGAATCTGGAATAAGCAATGGTAATGTTGGGAATAAGACAAGAAACAACaataacagcagcagtagcagagTGTGTACACAAGAATATCGTAACAATGCTCATTCTGAAGGAGGAACATCTGGAGGTTCTGCAGGTGCATCAGGGAACTTTCTTTCTGTAAGTCAGTTGGTTGATCAAGTGAAATCAGGTGCAGGGTCATCAAGAACTCAAGTGAGTGCCACGGCGAGGAGAAGCAGCAATAACAGACAAGTCAATGGCGGGAACAAACACAACACAGTCCAACAGCGACAGCATGCCACAGCATCAAACGTGGGGCCATCTGCTAAGAGAACTGCCGGCACTCAAAATGCCTCAGAGAGAGACGGCAacaagaagcagcagcagcagcagataaGTATGAGTTTCAGCATTGCAGAGAACACAAACACTATGGCGATATCTGGTGACAACAACAGGAAGCCCAATGAAGGCAGCAGAGAAAGTCATTACGCATCAGAAAACAATTCTACTCTCATACCACCTATCTCTCAAAGCAATGCAGGGTTCCCCATGCCAGTGCATGACATAGCAAGCCATCCACCATCATCTGTCACTAACACCCATCACCATTGGTCTCCAAGCAGAGGAAAACCGGGAAGAACAGGCACCACAGCATATAAAGCTCCTGTAAGCAGCTATTCTGCAGAAGCACTCATTGGACTGAGTAGTAATACCCAAAATAATTCCGACACAACTCATCTACCTCAAGAACCAACCAATAATAAAGTTATATCTCTGCCACCTCCCATGGTATCAGAAAGATTCTGTCATAACCAGAACTATCACCATCATCCCCAGTCTGCCCGGCCGCTACAGATGTCGTCGTCATTTGGTAACGAAGGGATTTTACCAGGAAATTACTTCCCACCTGTTGACTTACCACCGCCACATCATCAGGACGGGAATGGATCAAATCTTCAGAATAATGGTCACCATGACAACTTCACACAGACTTCTCATCAAAATCAACAGCCGTACAGTAACACGTCATTCAGCTATCCTGGAGGTGCTACTAACATGAGCGGGCAAGGCCCGGCTGTTTTATATCCCCCTTCAAACTTTGTACCAAATGCCAACAGCGGGCATTCCAATGCCAGCAATCCTCCCGTTACTCTTCCAACAGGCTTCCTTCCAGATCTCTCTGGTAGCAATACTTTCACTGGAGCCATTATACCATCAGATTCCAATAATTCCTTAATCTTCCCGCCTTCTATAATGAAAGGAGTGTCTACAAGCAGAAATAATGGAGGTCGACATAATGCTTCTTATTTGCAGTCCACCACATCTACCTCttcccaccatcaccaccaccaagcAAGCCAGCAGTTACCTGCTAGGAACGATAACTCATCAACTCAAGTAACAGAAACTAATAGAAATAGTAATGCTAACATGACTTCTAATGATGTTAGCAGCACTCGAAGGCTAGGTAGCCATAGCACAGGTTTACCACTTCACCACCAGACTAATAACTTAGCCAGCAGTAATAATGGGAATTGTTCCTTGACAAAGTCTCGCGGAAATGGTAGCAGAAGAAGGATTCCTGATCCAATAGTATCAGCTTCGACGTCCACAACAGGAATCACTGGTCTTGTAGATTTGGGATATTTGCCAATGCCACCTGGAATTGGTTCACCTATGTTGGCAGCAGATGACGCAACTTTCTTAGGTCACCATACAAGCGGGACATTTTTGGCTCCTCCAGGGCCGCAGCTTTACCCTGCAGGTCCTGCACCCACCCCCCAAGGAACACTTTATCCTCCGCCTCCACGCCCTCCAACACAGACACCGTCACAAGCCAATCATCATTCAGGCAGTCATCTACCTCCTTTTTCGTCGTGTGCTCCTGTGCAACAGAATGCCTCACTCACGCGTGCCTCACATCAACAACAGCAAGCCAATGCCTCACCAAACGCTACAAACACCAGTGGAAACACTCTTGCCAACTTCAACCTCAGTACTATCTTCCCAGAAATTAATGACAAG CAAGTTCCGTCTGTTTCATCTGTAGTTGGATTTGCAAGTGAAACAAAAAATCTGACACCTGCAAGCTCTTCTCTTCTACCGCCAGCCAACACGTCTCACCATCATTCTACAATCTTACCGCCAGGTAGCAGTGAACCAGAATATCCACGAGTTGTTCCTCCTCCCACCACAGTCCACAGCAACTGCCTTCCACCACCTCCTGTGCCACTACATACCAATTTCAACAACATATTAAGTCATGCACCACCACAGGTAGGTCGAATGCAGTGGccataa